The following proteins are co-located in the Rippkaea orientalis PCC 8801 genome:
- a CDS encoding DUF4359 domain-containing protein: MEAIHILSALGGVTLATIGGLMIITNPGQNDYENYATEALTFYLKDEVCPQAPSELGGFLISYCKTLVDTGRPQIQKVISNKTIRQNYLLFSIYETELSLPSPVPSYQFGTIGALRQFYTYEAQEYKAHEF, translated from the coding sequence ATGGAAGCCATACATATTCTTAGTGCCTTGGGGGGAGTTACTCTAGCTACCATTGGAGGATTGATGATCATTACCAACCCTGGGCAAAATGATTATGAAAACTATGCTACTGAGGCACTGACGTTCTATTTAAAAGACGAGGTGTGTCCTCAAGCCCCCTCAGAATTGGGTGGTTTTCTCATCAGCTATTGTAAAACCCTGGTGGATACAGGACGGCCTCAGATTCAAAAGGTCATTTCTAATAAAACTATTCGACAAAACTACTTGCTGTTTAGTATTTATGAAACCGAGTTATCTTTACCCTCTCCAGTCCCTAGTTATCAGTTCGGGACAATTGGAGCTTTACGTCAATTCTATACCTATGAAGCTCAAGAATACAAAGCCCATGAATTTTAG
- a CDS encoding M14 family metallopeptidase produces MISFDFSHYYTYTELVDYLNQMATHYPQLVQLKTIGQSYAGRDIWVMILTNQKTGNYLEKPGYWIDANTHAGEVTGSAVACYIIYQLLTQYPNDPAIARLLDKYTVYVLPRLAVDGAEKYLTSPHWLRSSIRPYPYPDEQDGLHREDINGDGLILEMRIKDDCGAWKVSELDPRIMVHREPEEFGGTYYTLLSEGLIRNYDGYGFKIAPPVEGMDFNRNYPHLWAPEGKQKGSGDFPLSEPETRAEVEFWQENRNINGFISYHTYGAVILRPYSNHSDDELPLSDLEIYKILGNKGKKLTGYDCVSIYHGFRYHSQDFTYGAMDDYAYDHFGWFGFTIELWDIATESGVIKQDHRIWNIDHPPEDDLKMLQWNDEKLGGEGFINWQPFDHPQLGEVEIGGWNYKTCWQNAPAKFLPDLCQKQYNFAVSQALLCPLLAIARTDITYQGGDIYYVVVQVENQGFLPTYTSKKALERKAVRPIEVILSLPDGVTLISGHLEQEIDHLEGRSNKVLSWLAKGTDYRRQVEWVIKGHSGAEIEVTVCSERAGTVRTSLSLIHNDCFTGEPHGS; encoded by the coding sequence ATGATTTCCTTTGATTTTAGTCATTATTATACCTATACCGAACTGGTGGATTATCTGAACCAGATGGCCACCCATTATCCCCAACTTGTGCAATTAAAAACCATTGGACAGAGTTATGCGGGACGGGACATCTGGGTAATGATCCTGACTAACCAAAAAACGGGAAATTACCTGGAAAAACCGGGTTATTGGATCGATGCAAACACCCACGCAGGAGAAGTGACGGGATCGGCTGTTGCTTGCTATATTATCTATCAGTTGTTAACCCAGTATCCCAATGATCCTGCGATCGCCCGTTTATTGGATAAGTATACCGTGTATGTGTTGCCCCGTTTGGCAGTCGATGGGGCTGAAAAATATTTAACCTCTCCCCATTGGTTGCGATCAAGTATTCGTCCCTATCCCTATCCCGATGAACAAGATGGACTTCATAGAGAAGATATCAACGGAGATGGGTTAATTTTAGAAATGCGGATAAAAGATGATTGCGGGGCCTGGAAAGTCTCGGAATTAGACCCCCGTATCATGGTGCACCGTGAACCCGAAGAATTTGGGGGAACGTACTATACGCTTCTCTCCGAAGGATTAATCCGCAATTATGATGGATATGGGTTTAAAATTGCCCCTCCCGTAGAAGGAATGGATTTTAATCGCAATTATCCCCATTTATGGGCACCAGAAGGCAAGCAAAAGGGGTCAGGAGACTTTCCGTTGTCTGAACCCGAAACTCGAGCAGAAGTCGAATTTTGGCAAGAGAACCGCAATATTAACGGATTTATTAGCTATCATACCTATGGGGCGGTGATTTTGCGTCCCTATAGCAACCATTCCGATGACGAGTTACCTCTAAGCGACTTAGAAATATATAAAATTCTAGGAAATAAAGGGAAAAAACTGACGGGTTATGATTGTGTGTCGATTTACCATGGTTTTCGCTATCATTCTCAAGATTTCACCTATGGGGCAATGGATGACTATGCCTACGATCATTTTGGGTGGTTTGGTTTTACCATTGAATTATGGGATATTGCGACAGAATCGGGAGTTATTAAGCAGGATCATCGAATATGGAACATTGATCATCCCCCTGAAGATGATCTCAAGATGTTGCAATGGAATGATGAGAAGTTAGGAGGTGAGGGGTTTATTAATTGGCAACCCTTCGATCATCCCCAACTCGGAGAGGTAGAAATCGGAGGATGGAACTATAAAACTTGTTGGCAGAATGCCCCGGCTAAATTTTTGCCCGATTTGTGTCAAAAACAGTATAATTTTGCTGTTAGTCAGGCGTTACTGTGCCCTTTGTTAGCGATCGCTCGTACCGATATCACCTATCAAGGAGGGGATATTTACTATGTTGTGGTTCAGGTGGAAAATCAGGGATTTTTACCCACTTATACCAGTAAAAAGGCGTTAGAACGCAAAGCAGTCCGTCCTATTGAGGTGATTCTATCCCTACCCGATGGGGTAACATTGATTAGCGGGCACTTAGAACAGGAAATTGACCATTTAGAAGGACGATCTAATAAAGTTTTATCTTGGTTAGCCAAAGGAACGGATTATCGTCGTCAGGTAGAATGGGTCATTAAGGGGCATTCTGGGGCAGAAATTGAAGTAACAGTCTGTTCAGAACGCGCTGGAACTGTTAGGACTTCTTTGAGTTTAATTCATAATGATTGTTTTACGGGAGAACCGCATGGTTCTTAG
- a CDS encoding DUF4058 family protein has product MTNPFPGMNPYLEHPEIWPGVHHWLIVELARFLSPQLRPQYRVAVEVRLYETIGEESLLVGIPDLTIKGSQTTTQSSITNVAVLQPPSKPQTVQVPIPEIVKQGYLEVREVATGEVVTVIEILSPINKRSGEGRKQYETKRHKILGSSTHLVEIDLLRKGQPMTVYHSNIQSHYRILVSRGDRRPQADLYTFNLSDPIPPFPLPLKSGDQEPLIDLQLLLNNVYDQASYDLAIDYTQEPIPILSDTDRVWCNQLLTEKELRSP; this is encoded by the coding sequence ATGACGAACCCTTTCCCCGGAATGAACCCTTACCTAGAACATCCAGAAATTTGGCCAGGAGTCCATCACTGGTTAATTGTTGAACTCGCTAGGTTTCTATCTCCGCAATTGCGTCCTCAATACAGAGTTGCAGTTGAGGTACGTTTGTATGAAACTATTGGGGAAGAATCTCTCTTGGTTGGTATTCCAGATTTAACGATTAAAGGTTCACAAACAACGACTCAATCATCAATAACTAATGTGGCTGTCCTACAACCCCCAAGCAAACCTCAAACAGTACAAGTTCCTATTCCAGAAATTGTTAAACAAGGGTATTTAGAAGTACGAGAAGTCGCTACAGGGGAAGTAGTCACCGTCATTGAGATCCTTTCTCCTATTAATAAACGTTCGGGAGAAGGGCGTAAACAATATGAGACTAAACGTCATAAAATCTTAGGCAGTTCAACCCATTTAGTGGAAATTGATTTACTGCGGAAAGGACAACCGATGACAGTTTATCACAGCAATATTCAAAGTCATTATCGCATTTTAGTCAGTCGAGGCGATCGCCGTCCACAAGCGGATTTATATACCTTTAATTTGTCAGATCCTATCCCCCCATTTCCCTTACCTCTGAAATCAGGAGATCAAGAACCCTTAATCGATTTACAATTATTATTAAATAATGTCTACGACCAAGCGAGTTATGATTTAGCCATCGATTATACTCAAGAACCCATACCAATTTTGTCAGATACAGATAGAGTTTGGTGTAATCAATTGTTGACAGAAAAAGAATTGCGATCGCCCTAA
- the mutY gene encoding A/G-specific adenine glycosylase: MALRRSLLLWYQHQGRELPWRNIDDPYAIWVSEIMLQQTQVKTVIPYYQRWLAQFPNIQTLATSDLQTVLKAWEGLGYYTRARNLYKTAQIILKDYRGIFPRELEKVVKLPGIGRTTAGGILSSAFNQPISILDGNVKRVLARLVALSDPPAKAIQFLWDVSDSLLDPDNPRDFNQGLMDLGATICTRSQPKCLLCPWLSHCQAYQQGKQNQLPMREDSSPLPHKKIGVAVIYNNAGEILIDRRPDKGLLGGLWEFPGGKIEENETVEECIKREILEEIAIDIEVGEHLITLDYAYTHFKVTLIVHLCRHVAGEPQAIECQEIRWTTLDEIDSFPFPKANSKIIEALRNNQP; this comes from the coding sequence ATGGCTTTACGGCGATCGCTTCTATTATGGTATCAGCATCAGGGACGAGAGTTACCCTGGAGAAATATCGATGATCCCTATGCTATCTGGGTTTCGGAGATTATGCTGCAACAAACCCAGGTTAAGACTGTTATTCCCTATTATCAGCGATGGTTAGCACAATTTCCTAATATTCAAACATTAGCAACCTCTGACTTGCAAACTGTTCTCAAGGCTTGGGAAGGCTTAGGCTATTATACCCGTGCGCGAAATCTTTATAAAACGGCTCAGATTATTTTAAAGGATTACAGGGGAATTTTTCCCAGAGAGTTAGAAAAAGTCGTAAAATTGCCAGGAATTGGACGAACGACGGCTGGAGGCATCCTCAGTTCAGCGTTTAATCAACCAATCTCTATTTTAGATGGTAACGTCAAGCGAGTGTTAGCAAGATTAGTTGCCCTTAGCGATCCTCCTGCAAAAGCGATACAATTTTTATGGGACGTATCGGATAGTTTACTCGATCCCGACAATCCTAGGGATTTTAACCAAGGGTTGATGGATTTAGGGGCAACCATTTGCACCCGAAGTCAGCCAAAATGTTTATTGTGTCCCTGGTTATCCCACTGTCAAGCTTATCAACAAGGAAAACAAAATCAACTCCCCATGCGTGAAGATTCCTCTCCCTTACCCCACAAAAAAATTGGTGTTGCAGTGATTTATAATAATGCAGGAGAAATCTTGATTGATCGCCGTCCCGATAAAGGATTATTAGGAGGGTTATGGGAATTTCCTGGGGGAAAGATTGAAGAAAATGAAACGGTAGAAGAGTGTATTAAACGAGAAATTTTAGAAGAAATTGCCATTGATATCGAAGTGGGAGAACATTTAATTACCCTCGATTATGCCTATACTCATTTTAAAGTCACTTTAATTGTTCATCTGTGTCGTCATGTTGCTGGAGAACCCCAAGCGATCGAATGTCAAGAAATTCGCTGGACAACCTTAGATGAAATTGATAGTTTTCCGTTTCCTAAAGCCAATAGTAAGATTATCGAAGCTTTAAGAAACAATCAACCATAA
- a CDS encoding DUF760 domain-containing protein has translation MNNDLNRPQNFFGNEGENKESLWQYVQSLSPETIAQLSKPESSEVFQVMERNIIGLLGNLPSEHFGITVSTSREDLGRLLASAMMSGYFLRNAEQRMSFEKSLQSINSSSKYAE, from the coding sequence GTGAATAATGATTTAAACCGTCCTCAAAATTTTTTTGGCAATGAGGGAGAAAACAAAGAAAGTTTATGGCAATACGTTCAATCGTTGAGTCCAGAAACCATTGCCCAGTTGTCAAAACCTGAATCTTCTGAAGTTTTTCAAGTCATGGAACGCAACATTATTGGTTTGTTGGGTAATCTTCCTTCAGAACACTTTGGCATCACGGTTAGTACCAGTCGAGAAGATTTAGGTCGGTTGTTAGCGTCTGCGATGATGAGCGGTTATTTCCTACGGAATGCTGAACAACGGATGAGCTTTGAAAAGTCCCTACAATCCATTAATAGCTCAAGCAAGTATGCTGAATAA